One segment of Anatilimnocola aggregata DNA contains the following:
- a CDS encoding DUF6960 family protein, producing the protein MTVPVAVGSYGLYPWFKEHGIDKVQPDDLERLTRLSPYGKVFCVEGIEGDWIYISYGDERFRVAPSLFETVHAPRFHLNQRIRINGKSGDVNGTVVGVQWHWKQERPYYTLQIGNRVSSKQFWEEDLNEFVGQAGTPS; encoded by the coding sequence ATGACGGTGCCAGTTGCTGTTGGTTCGTACGGTCTCTATCCATGGTTCAAGGAGCATGGAATTGACAAGGTACAGCCAGATGACCTCGAGAGACTGACAAGACTCAGTCCATACGGAAAGGTGTTTTGTGTTGAGGGTATAGAAGGTGATTGGATTTATATTTCATATGGCGATGAGCGATTCAGGGTCGCCCCCTCTCTTTTCGAAACAGTTCATGCACCACGTTTTCATTTAAACCAAAGGATCCGCATAAACGGAAAATCGGGCGATGTAAACGGCACAGTTGTCGGCGTTCAATGGCATTGGAAGCAAGAGCGACCATACTACACGCTTCAAATTGGTAATCGCGTTAGCAGCAAACAGTTTTGGGAAGAAGATCTGAATGAGTTTGTAGGTCAGGCCGGTACTCCGTCCTGA
- a CDS encoding cysteine peptidase family C39 domain-containing protein, translating to MSWVAPGGRLRFYLLAIVLLTILNSTFAASSLAVTAMWDIWTAVVVMSFVSAGAAILSARFLWAEKGQSNMLLLALSILAMVLFLQFWAGQLFWARVVPSSAAIVYTNLTAIFAALGAGWAWRLPQMARWRRALMATALGFASLAAILWPLLSIALRPPPAGQDKWQGPVAMQSSWATCSPAAAATLLRAEGISVSERDMIPLCLTDYDGTPTLGLYRGIQLMAAKNNRQVEIVDRSLSRLLLDNDWPVLMAVRLPLGVEDERFEKEWGWIPGMGHAVVALDRHPDGGFVMADPAVGLEVWSEEKLKTLWQGNGMRMK from the coding sequence ATGTCTTGGGTCGCTCCCGGTGGTAGACTCCGGTTCTATTTGCTGGCGATCGTACTGCTGACGATCTTGAATTCAACGTTCGCTGCCTCTTCACTCGCGGTGACTGCCATGTGGGATATTTGGACCGCGGTTGTAGTGATGTCGTTCGTCTCGGCGGGCGCGGCGATTCTTTCCGCTCGATTCCTTTGGGCAGAGAAGGGGCAAAGCAACATGCTGCTGCTGGCCCTTTCGATTCTGGCGATGGTGTTGTTCCTGCAATTCTGGGCAGGCCAACTTTTCTGGGCCCGCGTTGTTCCCAGCTCGGCCGCCATCGTCTACACGAACCTGACCGCGATCTTCGCCGCGCTGGGTGCAGGGTGGGCCTGGCGATTGCCACAGATGGCACGCTGGCGTCGAGCCCTGATGGCGACCGCCTTGGGGTTCGCTTCGCTAGCGGCGATTCTCTGGCCTCTCTTGTCGATCGCTTTGCGGCCGCCGCCGGCAGGTCAAGACAAATGGCAAGGGCCCGTGGCGATGCAAAGCTCGTGGGCCACTTGCAGCCCGGCCGCCGCCGCCACGTTGCTACGTGCGGAAGGAATCTCCGTCAGCGAGCGCGACATGATCCCGCTCTGCCTGACCGACTACGACGGCACGCCCACGCTGGGACTCTATCGCGGCATCCAACTGATGGCCGCGAAAAACAACCGCCAAGTCGAGATCGTCGACCGCAGCTTGAGTCGATTGCTCCTCGACAACGACTGGCCGGTGCTCATGGCCGTCCGATTGCCGCTGGGGGTTGAAGACGAGCGCTTCGAAAAGGAATGGGGCTGGATCCCCGGCATGGGGCACGCCGTCGTCGCCCTCGACCGCCACCCCGATGGCGGCTTCGTCATGGCCGATCCAGCTGTCGGCCTGGAGGTCTGGTCCGAGGAGAAACTCAAGACACTCTGGCAGGGGAACGGAATGAGGATGAAGTAG
- a CDS encoding B12-binding domain-containing protein, translated as MSETFSPKQVARAIGVSESSLKRWCDRGLIPTVCTVGGHRRLPVQGVLDFIKTSQRTLAHPEVLGLPSPLGGRRRTLSDGSAELVNLLVAGDELGARRLLMDLFLDHHRVSQIGDAVLAPAFARIGELWACGDVEVYRERLACRICTRVIDEIRRLIVQPPPEAPLALGATPTGDWYELPGALVELVMRQNGWRTVSLGSNLPFETLATAALQQRPGLFWLSVSHVSNPPDFAADYGRLAATLGSNTPIVVGGRAVDENLRAAMPGANFCNNLVSLETWLKQLPQPTSETNSSSR; from the coding sequence GTGTCCGAAACTTTCTCCCCTAAACAGGTTGCCCGAGCCATCGGCGTCAGCGAGTCGTCGCTGAAGCGGTGGTGCGACCGCGGGCTGATTCCCACCGTTTGCACGGTCGGGGGACATCGTCGGTTGCCTGTGCAGGGCGTGCTCGATTTCATCAAGACGAGCCAGCGAACGCTCGCGCACCCCGAGGTACTTGGGCTACCTTCTCCTTTGGGTGGCCGGCGTCGAACGCTCAGCGATGGAAGTGCCGAACTCGTTAACCTGCTCGTCGCCGGCGATGAACTCGGCGCACGTCGCCTGCTGATGGATTTGTTTCTCGACCATCACCGCGTGAGTCAGATTGGCGATGCGGTCTTAGCGCCCGCGTTTGCGCGAATCGGCGAACTGTGGGCCTGCGGCGATGTCGAAGTCTATCGCGAACGATTGGCCTGCCGAATTTGCACGCGGGTGATCGACGAAATTCGCCGACTGATTGTGCAACCGCCGCCCGAAGCACCGCTTGCGCTCGGTGCAACGCCGACTGGCGATTGGTACGAACTGCCCGGGGCGTTGGTCGAACTAGTAATGCGGCAGAATGGTTGGCGCACGGTTTCGCTGGGGAGCAACTTGCCCTTCGAAACGCTGGCAACTGCTGCCCTGCAACAGCGGCCGGGATTGTTCTGGCTCAGCGTGTCGCACGTCTCGAACCCGCCAGATTTTGCGGCCGACTATGGGCGACTCGCAGCCACACTAGGGAGCAATACGCCCATTGTGGTTGGTGGTCGCGCGGTCGACGAGAACTTGCGCGCGGCAATGCCAGGCGCTAACTTTTGCAACAACCTGGTTTCGCTCGAAACCTGGCTCAAACAGTTGCCCCAGCCGACGAGTGAAACCAACAGCAGTTCCCGTTAG
- a CDS encoding transposase codes for MSHQDPSRSQQGRSQVVVAEFQADQLKQSLERLLGEGDWGAIRFRDDCTWGPRQLAATALLWAWSDELTLGDRFFAARRLAQFLFAPQQEFASSVQAFMKLLLRWTVLLVGVLQVTFRRQMQRALPTLWRVHGLVLFGIDGSRVDVPRSKSHEAAHAPVRDGKGRKLKRNRRQKPRTAIHSRKASVPQMWLTLLFHVGTGLPWSWRIGPTGSSEREHWLAMLDELPSNALITADAGFVGYDCLRAVVNSGRHFLVRVGSNVRLLYKLGFSREVVGTVYLWPDRAARRSQPPLVLRLVVATGGKYPVYLLTSVGEEELSRGQVLDVYRRRWGVELFFRHLKQTYQRRKLRSTNAAHARLELEWSLLGLWSMALDAQVQATRVQLDPTQLSLAGVWRTYRRLMRDYRHPLARQQSLPHQLPQAVRDTYERANKSSRNYPRKKRPDPPAGSPEFLLATKSQIHRARYLTTAA; via the coding sequence ATGTCGCATCAAGACCCTAGTCGAAGTCAGCAAGGTCGAAGTCAGGTTGTCGTTGCCGAGTTCCAAGCGGATCAGCTCAAGCAGTCACTGGAGCGATTGCTCGGCGAGGGGGACTGGGGTGCGATTCGGTTTCGTGACGACTGCACGTGGGGCCCACGGCAATTGGCGGCCACGGCGTTGCTCTGGGCTTGGTCGGATGAACTCACGCTGGGGGACCGCTTCTTTGCTGCCCGCAGATTAGCTCAATTTCTGTTTGCGCCGCAACAGGAGTTTGCCAGTTCGGTGCAAGCCTTCATGAAGTTGCTGCTGCGTTGGACGGTGCTGCTGGTCGGCGTATTGCAGGTGACGTTTCGACGGCAGATGCAGCGTGCATTACCCACCCTTTGGCGAGTTCATGGCCTGGTCCTCTTCGGCATTGATGGCAGCCGAGTCGACGTGCCGCGAAGCAAGTCACACGAGGCGGCACATGCTCCGGTTCGCGATGGTAAGGGACGAAAACTCAAACGCAATCGTCGCCAGAAACCGCGCACCGCGATTCACTCGCGCAAGGCAAGCGTCCCGCAAATGTGGTTGACCCTGCTGTTTCACGTCGGCACAGGACTGCCTTGGTCGTGGCGAATCGGTCCGACCGGCAGTAGCGAGCGCGAGCATTGGTTGGCGATGCTCGACGAACTTCCGAGCAATGCCCTGATCACCGCCGATGCTGGCTTCGTGGGTTACGATTGTCTGCGCGCCGTTGTTAACAGTGGTCGCCATTTCCTGGTGCGAGTCGGTTCGAATGTGCGTCTGCTGTACAAGCTGGGCTTCTCCCGCGAAGTCGTTGGCACGGTGTATCTCTGGCCCGATCGTGCTGCCCGTCGCAGTCAGCCGCCGCTCGTGTTACGCCTCGTCGTGGCCACTGGTGGAAAGTATCCGGTCTACTTGCTCACCAGCGTCGGAGAAGAAGAATTATCGCGCGGGCAAGTCCTCGACGTTTACCGTCGTCGCTGGGGCGTGGAACTCTTCTTTCGCCACTTGAAGCAAACGTATCAGCGCCGCAAACTTCGCAGCACCAATGCCGCGCATGCGCGTTTGGAGTTGGAGTGGTCGCTGCTGGGACTATGGAGCATGGCGCTCGATGCTCAGGTCCAAGCGACGCGCGTACAACTAGATCCTACTCAACTCAGCCTAGCGGGCGTCTGGCGCACGTATCGGCGGCTGATGCGCGACTATCGACATCCGCTGGCTCGGCAACAATCGCTCCCCCACCAACTCCCTCAAGCAGTGCGCGACACCTACGAGCGAGCCAACAAATCCAGCCGCAACTATCCTCGCAAAAAACGTCCCGACCCGCCCGCTGGCTCTCCCGAGTTCCTACTCGCCACCAAGTCCCAAATCCATCGCGCCCGCTACCTCACGACCGCTGCCTAA